AATAACAAAATTTGTGGATAAGAATGATCTAAGTTGTGGGTGACTGAGGATAACCTCGGATGTTCGATCTCAGAGTTTACCAATCCATTGTTGCAACCACTGAATGGCTGGTTCTTCGGGCACGGGATCGGCTTGTACATCGATCCGGATCTTATCCACAAAAGGTTTTGCACCAGCGTCGCTCAATAATTCAACAAGCTGTTCCGGACCCTCACAAAAGGTATCGTAACTGGAATCGCCAATGGCACAGAGTGCGAACCTTACGGTGCTCAAATCCGGCATGGTCAGCATCAAAGATTTGGCAAATGGCTGCAGATTATCGGGCAGATCGCCTGCGCCATGAGTCGCAGATACCAATAGCCACAGGGCTGAGGTATCCAGTGAATCCAGCGATGGATCCAGATGCGAGTGACATTCGTGTCCTGCATCACTCAATACCGCTGCCAATTCATCTGCCACGTATTCACTGCCACCCAGTGTGGTGCCAATCAGGATTTCAATTTTTGCCATCGCTACATCCGTTGAAGAGAAAAATGCTTGAAGATTGGCGTCATGGTAGCCCAAAGCCAGGGGCGGTGGAACGGATCTCAAGTCTCTAGGTACTGTGCTAGCATGGAGCCGTCACCGGATTACCGCCAAGGGGCAAACACATCGCTATGACCAACAAGCAGAAAATAGTCGTCTGGTTGAGTGCCGCCCTCATTGCCCTGTTAATTGGTTTGCTGATGACAGTGCTGGTGAAGATCCCGGATGTACCCCGGGTGGTTTTGGGCGAAAGCGCTATGGTGTTAACCCATCAGGGGCGCTGTTTTTACCGCGAGGATTCTGGTACTGCACTGGATGACAGCCCTATTGATGAGCGTGGCGTAATTGCCCTGCTGGTTTGGAATATCCACAAGCAAAGTGATGGTGAGTGGCCTAAAGCGCTGTGGACACAGGGGCTTCACTGGCAGTTACTGTTACTCCAGGAGGTTGAACTCAATACGGATTTCACAGCAGCGCTTGATAATCATCAGGTTAG
This portion of the Shewanella amazonensis SB2B genome encodes:
- the mioC gene encoding FMN-binding protein MioC; amino-acid sequence: MAKIEILIGTTLGGSEYVADELAAVLSDAGHECHSHLDPSLDSLDTSALWLLVSATHGAGDLPDNLQPFAKSLMLTMPDLSTVRFALCAIGDSSYDTFCEGPEQLVELLSDAGAKPFVDKIRIDVQADPVPEEPAIQWLQQWIGKL